One window of Peteryoungia desertarenae genomic DNA carries:
- a CDS encoding calcium/sodium antiporter has translation MDYLLVIGGLVGLYFGAEWLLRGAIALAHKLAIPTLLVSLVIVGFGTSMPELLVSLRAAMTGSSDIALGNVVGSNVANILLIVGACGLIFPITHWDKGVKRDTFVMIGASILLLGLVQFEAIGRLAGLLMVTALAIYLGYSYFSARGGRDDDGEDENEDIRHEALGTGFMALLIVGGLGVLFLGAELLVRGATNLARDFGVSEAVIGLTVVAVGTSLPELATGVMSALRKHSDIMIGNIVGSNIFNILFILGVTSVIQPINVDPRFGSFDVPIMLGVTLGFSALLLAHLGVRRLVAGVMLALYFGYTIALVQV, from the coding sequence TTGGATTATCTATTGGTCATTGGAGGCTTGGTCGGCCTCTATTTCGGTGCGGAATGGCTCCTGCGCGGGGCAATTGCGCTGGCTCACAAGCTTGCTATCCCGACCTTGCTCGTCTCTCTGGTGATTGTGGGCTTTGGCACATCCATGCCCGAGCTTCTCGTTTCCCTGAGAGCCGCAATGACAGGGTCATCCGATATCGCATTGGGTAATGTTGTCGGTTCGAATGTGGCAAACATTCTGCTGATCGTTGGTGCCTGCGGCCTGATCTTCCCGATCACGCATTGGGACAAAGGCGTGAAGCGCGACACCTTCGTGATGATCGGTGCGTCAATCCTTCTCCTCGGTCTGGTTCAGTTCGAGGCCATTGGTCGCCTTGCGGGCCTGTTGATGGTCACAGCCCTCGCGATTTATCTCGGCTATTCCTATTTCTCTGCGCGCGGCGGGCGCGACGATGACGGCGAGGACGAAAACGAGGACATCCGGCATGAAGCGCTTGGCACCGGCTTCATGGCCCTGCTCATCGTCGGAGGTCTCGGGGTGCTGTTCCTCGGCGCGGAATTGCTCGTGCGCGGGGCAACCAACCTGGCAAGAGATTTCGGCGTTTCCGAAGCGGTGATCGGGCTGACCGTCGTGGCGGTAGGCACCTCGCTGCCGGAACTTGCCACCGGCGTCATGTCCGCACTGCGCAAGCATTCCGACATCATGATCGGCAATATTGTCGGTTCGAACATCTTCAATATCCTGTTCATCCTCGGCGTGACCTCAGTGATCCAGCCGATCAATGTCGATCCCCGTTTCGGCAGCTTCGACGTCCCCATCATGCTGGGCGTCACCCTTGGCTTCTCCGCTCTGCTGCTGGCGCATCTCGGCGTTCGTCGTCTGGTCGCCGGCGTGATGCTCGCACTCTATTTCGGATACACAATTGCCCTGGTGCAGGTCTGA
- a CDS encoding aldo/keto reductase, protein MKMNRLGRTDIHVSEICLGTMTWGTQNTEAEAFEQMDYALEHGVNFFDTAELYPTTPLSAETYATTERLIGNWFTKTGKRDKVVLATKVAGPGRPYIREGKPITAAIVREAVDASLQRLQTDYIDLYQIHWPNRGHFHFRGAWSYNPFKQDKAKALADIAEILEALGECVKAGKLRAVGLSNETTWGTQKYLSLAEAKGLPRVATVQNEYNLLYRHYDLDMAELSHHEDVGLLAYSPLAGGILSGKYLDGHKPAGSRGAINGDLGGRLQHLQEPATRAYVDLAKAHGMDPSAMALAFCLTRPFMASVIIGATTMDQLKVNIGSVDLTLSDEVLKEIAKIHRQYPMPI, encoded by the coding sequence ATGAAGATGAACCGCCTTGGCCGCACTGATATCCATGTTTCCGAAATCTGCCTCGGTACGATGACCTGGGGTACCCAGAACACCGAGGCGGAAGCTTTCGAGCAGATGGACTACGCGCTTGAGCACGGCGTGAATTTTTTCGATACGGCCGAGCTTTATCCGACCACCCCCCTGTCTGCAGAGACCTATGCCACAACCGAGCGGCTGATCGGCAACTGGTTCACCAAGACTGGCAAGCGTGACAAGGTCGTTCTTGCGACCAAGGTTGCCGGGCCCGGTCGCCCTTACATTCGCGAGGGCAAGCCCATCACCGCCGCTATAGTCCGCGAGGCGGTCGACGCCAGCCTTCAGCGTCTACAGACGGACTACATCGATCTCTACCAGATCCACTGGCCCAATCGCGGGCATTTCCACTTTCGTGGCGCCTGGAGCTACAACCCGTTCAAGCAGGACAAGGCGAAGGCGCTGGCCGATATTGCCGAAATCCTCGAAGCGCTGGGAGAATGCGTCAAGGCGGGAAAGCTCCGCGCCGTCGGACTGTCCAACGAAACCACCTGGGGCACGCAGAAATATCTGTCACTTGCCGAGGCCAAAGGCCTGCCCAGGGTCGCAACGGTTCAGAATGAATACAACCTTCTTTACCGGCACTATGACCTCGACATGGCAGAACTCTCGCATCACGAGGATGTTGGCCTTCTTGCCTATTCGCCGCTGGCTGGCGGTATTCTCTCGGGCAAATATCTGGACGGACACAAGCCGGCTGGCTCCCGTGGAGCGATCAATGGAGATCTCGGCGGTCGTCTGCAGCATCTACAAGAACCGGCGACGCGCGCCTATGTCGATCTGGCAAAAGCTCACGGCATGGACCCATCCGCAATGGCGCTCGCCTTCTGCCTGACGCGCCCATTCATGGCATCGGTCATCATTGGCGCGACCACGATGGATCAGCTGAAGGTGAATATCGGTTCGGTCGATCTCACTCTTTCCGACGAAGTCCTGAAAGAGATCGCCAAGATCCATCGCCAATACCCGATGCCAATCTGA
- the fabD gene encoding ACP S-malonyltransferase, with translation MTVAFTFPGQGSQAVGMGKDLADAFPEARAVFEEVDEALGQKLSEIMWNGPEETLTLTANAQPALMAVSMAVVRVLEAKGLDLKSKVSFVAGHSLGEYSALCAAGTFSIADTARLLRIRGNAMQAAVPVGEGAMAAIIGLEHGDVEAVCVEAAALGPCQIANDNGGGQLVISGGKAAVEKAAALASEKGAKRAIMLPVSAPFHSALMGPAADAMRDALSKVEKQDPVVPLIANVRAAPVTSATEIADLLVEQVTGQVRWRETVEWFGKNGVTTLYELGSGKVLTGLARRIDKTVSGIAINTPADIDAALAALNG, from the coding sequence ATGACAGTCGCTTTCACCTTTCCAGGACAGGGCAGTCAGGCGGTCGGAATGGGCAAGGATCTTGCCGACGCCTTTCCGGAGGCGCGCGCTGTCTTCGAGGAAGTCGATGAGGCGCTGGGTCAGAAGCTTTCCGAAATCATGTGGAATGGTCCGGAGGAGACCCTGACCCTGACCGCCAATGCTCAGCCTGCCCTGATGGCCGTGTCAATGGCTGTCGTCCGCGTTCTTGAGGCCAAGGGTCTCGATCTCAAGTCCAAGGTTTCCTTCGTCGCCGGTCATTCCCTCGGCGAGTATTCGGCGCTTTGTGCGGCCGGCACCTTCTCCATCGCCGATACCGCCCGTCTCCTGCGCATCCGCGGCAACGCCATGCAGGCGGCGGTTCCGGTTGGCGAGGGCGCTATGGCTGCCATCATCGGATTGGAGCATGGAGACGTTGAGGCTGTCTGCGTAGAGGCAGCCGCGCTCGGTCCCTGCCAGATCGCCAATGACAATGGTGGTGGTCAGCTCGTCATTTCCGGCGGCAAGGCCGCTGTTGAAAAGGCCGCAGCCCTTGCCTCCGAAAAGGGGGCAAAGCGCGCCATCATGCTGCCGGTCTCCGCCCCTTTCCATTCGGCCCTCATGGGTCCCGCTGCCGATGCCATGCGGGACGCGCTGTCCAAGGTCGAGAAACAGGACCCGGTGGTGCCGCTGATCGCCAATGTGCGCGCGGCCCCGGTGACCTCCGCGACCGAAATCGCCGACCTCCTCGTTGAGCAGGTCACCGGGCAGGTCCGTTGGCGCGAAACCGTCGAGTGGTTCGGCAAGAACGGTGTGACGACACTTTATGAACTTGGCTCCGGCAAGGTTCTGACCGGTCTAGCACGGCGCATCGACAAGACCGTCTCCGGCATTGCCATCAACACGCCTGCCGATATCGACGCCGCGCTTGCGGCATTGAACGGCTGA
- the fabG gene encoding 3-oxoacyl-[acyl-carrier-protein] reductase, translating to MFDLSGRKALVTGATGGIGEEIARMLHARGAIVGLHGTRVEKLEALAADLGERVKIFPANLSDRDEVKALGEKAEADLEGVDILVNNAGITKDGLFVRMSDADWDAVLEVNLTAVFRLTRELTHPMMRRRYGRIINITSVVGVTGNPGQANYCASKAGMIGFTKSLAQEIATRNVTVNCVAPGFIESAMTGKLNDKQKEAIMGAIPMKRMGTGAEVASAVLYLASTEASYMTGQTLHVNGGMAMI from the coding sequence ATGTTTGACCTGTCCGGCCGCAAGGCCCTTGTTACCGGCGCCACAGGTGGCATTGGCGAAGAAATCGCCCGTATGTTGCATGCGCGCGGCGCCATCGTCGGTCTGCACGGCACCCGTGTCGAGAAGCTGGAAGCGCTGGCCGCCGACCTTGGCGAACGCGTCAAGATCTTCCCGGCCAACCTGTCTGATCGCGATGAGGTCAAGGCGCTCGGCGAGAAGGCGGAAGCCGATCTCGAAGGTGTCGACATCCTGGTGAACAATGCCGGCATCACCAAGGACGGTCTGTTTGTCCGCATGTCGGATGCCGACTGGGATGCTGTCCTGGAAGTGAACCTCACCGCCGTTTTCCGCCTGACCCGCGAACTCACCCACCCGATGATGCGCCGCCGCTATGGCCGCATCATCAACATCACTTCCGTTGTTGGCGTTACGGGCAATCCGGGCCAGGCCAATTACTGCGCATCCAAGGCCGGCATGATCGGCTTTACCAAATCGCTTGCCCAAGAAATCGCGACCCGAAACGTGACGGTCAATTGCGTCGCGCCCGGCTTCATTGAAAGTGCCATGACCGGCAAGCTCAATGACAAGCAGAAGGAAGCGATCATGGGGGCAATCCCGATGAAGCGGATGGGAACGGGCGCCGAAGTTGCTTCCGCAGTTCT